A region of Anoplopoma fimbria isolate UVic2021 breed Golden Eagle Sablefish chromosome 24, Afim_UVic_2022, whole genome shotgun sequence DNA encodes the following proteins:
- the drd1b gene encoding dopamine receptor D1b → MDQNFSTVRDGKQLLPERDSSKRVLTGCFLFLLIFTTLLGNTLVCVAVTKFRHLRSKVTNFFVISLAISDLLVAILVMPWKAATEIVGFWPFGAFCNVWVAFDIMCSTASILNLCVISVDRYWAISSPFRYERKMTPKVACLMISVAWTLSVLISFIPVQLNWHKAQTTSYAELNGTYPGDLPPDNCDSSLNRTYAISSSLISFYIPVAIMIVTYTRIYRIAQKQIRRISALERAAESAKNRHSSMGNSSSIESESSFKMSFKRETKVLKTLSVIMGVFVCCWLPFFILNCMVPFCEPNMPDGTADFFCISSTTFDVFVWFGWANSSLNPIIYAFNADFRKAFSILLGCHRLCPGSNAIEIVSINNNMGAPTSNPNCQYQPKSHIPKEGNHSANYVIPHSILCQEEELQKKDGCGLEIEVGMVNKSLEKLSPAISGNLDSDTEVTLEKINPITQNGQHKTVSC, encoded by the coding sequence ATGGATCAGAATTTCTCAACGGTTCGAGATGGAAAGCAGCTGCTGCCAGAGCGAGACTCGTCTAAACGCGTGCTGACAGGatgcttcctcttcctcctcatcttcaccACGCTACTAGGCAACACGCTAGTGTGCGTCGCCGTCACCAAGTTCCGACACCTGAGGTCGAAGGTCACCAACTTCTTTGTGATCTCGCTGGCCATCTCTGACCTCCTGGTGGCTATCCTGGTAATGCCGTGGAAGGCGGCGACCGAGATCGTGGGCTTCTGGCCGTTCGGCGCGTTCTGCAACGTCTGGGTGGCGTTCGACATCATGTGCTCCACTGCCTCCATCTTGAACCTGTGTGTGATCAGCGTAGACCGCTACTGGGCCATCTCGAGCCCGTTCCGCTACGAACGCAAGATGACCCCTAAAGTGGCATGTCTGATGATCAGTGTGGCGTGGACCCTGTCAGTCCTCATCTCCTTCATTCCTGTTCAGCTAAACTGGCACAAAGCTCAGACGACCAGCTACGCAGAGCTAAATGGAACATACCCCGGCGACCTGCCCCCTGACAACTGCGACTCCAGCCTTAACAGGACCTACgccatctcttcctcccttaTCAGCTTCTACATTCCCGTGGCCATCATGATCGTCACCTACACCCGGATCTACCGCATCGCACAGAAACAAATACGGAGAATATCTGCCCTGGAGCGGGCAGCAGAGAGTGCCAAAAACCGCCACAGCAGCATGGGGAATAGTTCGAGCATTGAGAGCGAGAGCTCGTTCAAAATGTCATTCAAGCGAGAAACCAAAGTCTTAAAGACGCTCTCAGTCATCatgggagtgtttgtgtgctgctgGTTGCCCTTCTTCATCCTTAACTGCATGGTTCCGTTCTGCGAGCCGAACATGCCGGACGGGACCGCAGACTTCTTCTGCATCAGCTCCACCACCTtcgatgtgtttgtgtggtttggCTGGGCAAACTCCTCGCTAAATCCTATCATCTATGCCTTCAACGCCGACTTCCGCAAGGCCTTCTCCATCCTCCTGGGCTGTCACCGGCTCTGCCCCGGGAGCAACGCCATTGAGATCGTCAGCATTAACAACAACATGGGCGCCCCCACCTCAAATCCCAACTGTCAGTATCAGCCCAAGAGTCACATCCCGAAGGAGGGCAACCATTCAGCCAACTATGTGATCCCCCACAGCATCCTGTGTCAGGAGGAGGAGTTACAGAAGAAGGATGGATGCGGATTGGAGATCGAGGTGGGAATGGTAAACAAAAGCCTGGAGAAACTCTCCCCAGCCATCTCTGGGAATTTAGACAGCGATACTGAGGTCACCCTGGAAAAGATCAATCCCATAACACAGAACGGACAGCATAAAACCGTGTCTTGTTGA